In the genome of Nitrospirota bacterium, the window GAGAAGGGAGGGCTCCAGCCGGCTCTGCCGGTGGAGGGGGTGACACAAGCCCCTAAAATTAGGTCCAGAATGATTTACCCGCATAGACTGGCCGGATAAGATCCTGCATTGAAACAATTCCTACAATTCTGGAATGGGATGATACGGCAAGATGTTTGACTTTTTTCTGACTCATCAGATCGCTTGCTTCGTCGTCATTTTTTTCTTCATCAATCACAAATGGGATCGACATCACATCTTCAACTTTAACGATGTAAGGGTTCAAATCTTTTGCCAAGACATTTCTGACCACATCGGATTCTCCAAGAATACCGACGATTTCACCGCTTTTCTCGTGAAAAACCATCACACTTCCAAGTTTCTTTTCAACCATCAGGGTCACTGCTTCCCGAATCGTTTTACCG includes:
- a CDS encoding CBS domain-containing protein — its product is MVKLKQIMTKNPVKIDSGKTIREAVTLMVEKKLGSVMVFHEKSGEIVGILGESDVVRNVLAKDLNPYIVKVEDVMSIPFVIDEEKNDDEASDLMSQKKVKHLAVSSHSRIVGIVSMQDLIRPVYAGKSFWT